The Cytophagia bacterium CHB2 genome includes the window GCTGGGCATCACCGACAGCTTGATTCGCGTCTCAATCGGCATCGAAGCAACGGAGGATTTGCTGGCAGATTTTGAACAGGCATTGCACGCCTAAAAACCGGGCAAGAAGAGATGATAAAAAAATCAACGGTATTACAATTGAAAATACAACCGCTCACGCCGGCACGCTGGGCGGACTTTGAAAAACTCTTCGGCGAGCGCGGGGCGTGCGGCGGATGCTGGTGCATGTTCATGCGTTTGCCGCGGGCAACCTTTGAGCAGCAAAAAGGTCTGAAAAATAAAAAGGCCATGCAAAAGCTGGTCAAAGCGAACGACGTGCCCGGATTGCTTGCTTATGCCCGGGGCGAGCCAGTGGGTTGGTGTTCGATATCGCCGCGCGAGAAATTTTCAGCGTTGGAACGCTCGCGCATCTTGCAGCCGATTGACGAGCAACCGGTTTGGTCGGTGACATGCTTTTTCATTGCCAAAGGATTTCGCCGGCAAGGCGTTACGGTCGAATTGTTAAAGGCGGCGATTACCTATGTTAAAAAGCGCGGCGGGAAAATTCTCGAAGGCTATCCGGTGGAGCCTGCTTCGACAGGCTCGGCTTCGACAGGCTCGGCTTCGACAGGCTCGGCTTCGACAGGCTCGGCTTCGACAAGCTCGGCTTCGACAAGCTCAGCCACCACCGCCGACGCGGGCGCTAAGAAGATGCAACCGGACACGTTCATGTGGACCGGCCTGGCCAGTGCATTTCGTAAAGCGGGGTTCAAAGAAATCCTGCGCCGCTCAGCAACGCGGCCGATCATGCGTTATTATGTCAAATAGCCGATCTGCAGATAAATTTAGCCACCAAGTCCCAAAAATCTTCACCGCAATCAAAAGTAAATATCCGCATCTCAAAAATCAGGAAAGGGATCACATGAAAAGGCGTTATGCTTTGCTTTGGTTGTTGCTTGGGGCAACGCTGGCTTATGCCACGGATCAAAACGACGCCAAACTGCGCGAGAAAGCCAACCACTTGGCGCAAAAACTTCTCATCGTCGATACGCATGTTGATGTGCCCTATCGCATGCGCGAAAAGGTTGAGGATATTTCCATGCGCACCGCGGGCGGGGATTTCGACTACGTGCGCGCCAAAGAAGGCGGCCTCAACGCGCCGTTCATGTCGATTTACGTGCCTTCAGAGTATGAGCCTAAAGGCCTGGCCAAAGCGCGCTTCCAACTCAAAAAAGTTGACGCTGTCATACCAGTAAACCGTTGAAAAGGGAATATCGTCAACCCGATAGTTTAAAACCAATTGGTGGCGCGAGCGCTGCACCGGTTCAAAAATGAGCTGTCCTGGCATGGCTAAACCTCGCTATGATTTACCGGCGTTCTGGGCCGCCACCTCAAAACGATACATCCGCAGCGGCGCTTGCC containing:
- a CDS encoding GNAT family N-acetyltransferase: MIKKSTVLQLKIQPLTPARWADFEKLFGERGACGGCWCMFMRLPRATFEQQKGLKNKKAMQKLVKANDVPGLLAYARGEPVGWCSISPREKFSALERSRILQPIDEQPVWSVTCFFIAKGFRRQGVTVELLKAAITYVKKRGGKILEGYPVEPASTGSASTGSASTGSASTGSASTSSASTSSATTADAGAKKMQPDTFMWTGLASAFRKAGFKEILRRSATRPIMRYYVK